The following are encoded together in the Ralstonia insidiosa genome:
- the murD gene encoding UDP-N-acetylmuramoyl-L-alanine--D-glutamate ligase codes for MFGEQESPFVLVLGLGESGLAMARWCARHGARVRVADTREAPANLPTLRAHVPDAEFVSGPFAMSLLEGVTLVAISPGLSPLDANVAALLAAAKERAVPVWGEIELFARALAGLKSAQGYAPRVLAITGTNGKTTTTALTGALAERAGKTVGVAGNISPSALDKLTECVDAGTLPDVWVLELSSFQLETTHTLDADAATILNITQDHLDWHGTMEAYAAAKGRIFGASTVRVLNRQDAGVMAFASKGGDVTFGTDEPATPDALGLLREGGMPWIVLAEADEDDLPTKPVRRKKGDTTPAAPVPVRLKRLMPADALRIRGLHNATNAMAALALCRAIGLPVSALLHGLRDYAGEPHRVELIAAFDDIEFFDDSKGTNVGATVAALSGLSKHVVLIAGGEGKGQDFSPLAEPVAQYARAVVLIGRDAPLIREALANTGVTLVDAPTLEAAVLEAADRAQPGDAVLLSPACASFDMFRNYEHRAQVFHEAVVALAADRGVLL; via the coding sequence ATGTTCGGCGAGCAGGAATCGCCGTTTGTGCTGGTGCTCGGTCTGGGCGAATCCGGCCTGGCGATGGCGCGCTGGTGCGCACGCCACGGTGCACGCGTGCGCGTGGCTGACACGCGCGAGGCGCCCGCCAACCTGCCGACGCTGCGTGCGCATGTGCCGGATGCGGAATTCGTGAGCGGCCCGTTTGCCATGTCGCTGCTGGAAGGCGTGACGCTGGTGGCGATCAGCCCCGGCCTGTCGCCGCTGGACGCCAACGTCGCTGCGCTGCTGGCCGCCGCTAAAGAGCGCGCTGTGCCGGTGTGGGGCGAGATCGAACTGTTTGCTCGCGCACTCGCCGGCCTCAAGTCCGCGCAGGGCTACGCACCGCGAGTGCTAGCCATCACCGGTACCAACGGCAAGACGACCACCACCGCGCTCACCGGCGCTTTGGCTGAGCGCGCCGGCAAGACCGTTGGCGTGGCGGGCAATATCAGCCCGTCGGCGCTGGACAAGCTCACCGAGTGTGTTGACGCCGGCACGCTGCCGGACGTGTGGGTGCTGGAGCTTTCCAGCTTCCAGTTGGAAACCACGCATACGCTGGATGCCGACGCCGCCACCATCCTGAACATCACGCAGGATCACCTCGACTGGCACGGCACGATGGAAGCCTACGCGGCTGCCAAAGGCCGCATCTTCGGCGCCAGCACCGTGCGCGTGCTGAACCGTCAGGACGCCGGTGTGATGGCCTTCGCGAGCAAGGGCGGCGATGTGACGTTCGGCACGGACGAGCCGGCCACGCCTGACGCGCTCGGCCTGCTACGTGAAGGCGGTATGCCGTGGATCGTGCTGGCAGAAGCCGATGAGGATGATCTGCCGACAAAGCCGGTCCGCCGAAAGAAGGGCGATACCACGCCCGCCGCGCCGGTGCCGGTGCGTCTGAAACGCCTGATGCCCGCCGACGCGCTACGCATTCGCGGCTTGCACAACGCCACCAACGCGATGGCCGCGCTGGCACTGTGCCGCGCCATCGGCCTTCCGGTGAGCGCGCTGCTGCACGGTCTGCGCGACTATGCCGGCGAGCCGCACCGCGTCGAGCTGATCGCCGCGTTTGATGACATCGAATTCTTTGACGACAGCAAGGGCACCAACGTCGGCGCGACGGTGGCGGCGCTGTCGGGCCTGTCCAAGCATGTGGTGCTGATCGCTGGAGGCGAGGGCAAGGGCCAGGACTTTTCACCGCTGGCCGAGCCGGTCGCGCAATACGCGCGCGCCGTGGTGCTGATCGGGCGCGATGCACCGCTGATCCGCGAAGCGCTGGCCAATACCGGTGTCACGCTGGTTGACGCCCCGACGCTGGAAGCCGCCGTGTTGGAAGCCGCCGATCGCGCGCAACCGGGCGATGCCGTGCTGCTCTCGCCGGCGTGCGCGAGCTTCGATATGTTCCGTAACTACGAACATCGCGCGCAGGTCTTCCACGAAGCCGTGGTGGCACTCGCCGCCGACCGAGGAGTCCTCCTATGA